The nucleotide sequence GGCGGGTCGTGGATCGGAATATCGCTCATAGTGGCAGCTCGTCGTCGAGGGGGGCGAAGTGGCGCTCGATGTCCGCGGGCGGCACGGCGTCGAGGGTGGCGGGGCTCCAGCGCGGCGCGTTGTCCTTGTCGACGATCAACGCGCGCACGCCCTCATAGAAGTCGTGGCCGCGGGCGACCCGGGTGACAATGCGGTACTCGGTCCGCATCGCCTCCGCGAACGACAGCGCGCCGCCACGCTGCATCTGGGCGAAGGCGATCTTGAGGCTGGTCGGCGATTTGGTGCGGATGGCGGCGGCGAGCTCGGGTCCGGGCGCGCCGGCCAGGTCGAGCCGCGCCAGGATGTCCTCGACGCTGTCGCCGGCAAACCAGGCCCGGATCAGCGGCCGCAATTCATCGAGCGGCGCCGGCTCGGGCGCCATGGTCCAGCCCGCCACCACGGCGTCGGCGTCCTCGCCGCTCGCGAGGTCGTCGATCAGGGCGGGGAAGTCGTCCGACCACACCGCCGCGCGCACCAGGCCGACCGCGGCGGCGTCGGCGCGGCCGATGCGGGTGCCGGTGAGGGCGAGATAGCTGCCGACCGCGTCCGGCAGGCGGGGCAGGGCGTAGGTGGCGCCGACGTCGGGAAACAGGCCGATGCCGACCTCCGGCATGGCGAACAGGAAGCGGTCGCCGGCGATGCAGTGGCTGCCGTGGATCGAGATGCCGACGCCGCCGCCCATCACGATGCCGTCGACCAGCGCGACGTAGGGCTTGGGGTAGGCCTTGATCTTGGCGTTGAGCAGGTATTCGTCGTGCCAGAACGCGCGCTGCTCGTCGAACTTCTCGGCGCGGCCGAGGTCGTAGAGCTTGCGGACGTCGCCGCCGGCCGAGAAGGCGCGCTCGCCGGCCGCCTTCACCACCACGCAGCTGACGGTGCGGTCCTCGGCCCAGGCGTCGAGCTGGCGGGAC is from Blastochloris viridis and encodes:
- a CDS encoding enoyl-CoA hydratase/isomerase family protein, translated to MDCEILFEQRGAAGIVTLNRPKALNALTHAMALALSRQLDAWAEDRTVSCVVVKAAGERAFSAGGDVRKLYDLGRAEKFDEQRAFWHDEYLLNAKIKAYPKPYVALVDGIVMGGGVGISIHGSHCIAGDRFLFAMPEVGIGLFPDVGATYALPRLPDAVGSYLALTGTRIGRADAAAVGLVRAAVWSDDFPALIDDLASGEDADAVVAGWTMAPEPAPLDELRPLIRAWFAGDSVEDILARLDLAGAPGPELAAAIRTKSPTSLKIAFAQMQRGGALSFAEAMRTEYRIVTRVARGHDFYEGVRALIVDKDNAPRWSPATLDAVPPADIERHFAPLDDELPL